One window of the Paenibacillus beijingensis genome contains the following:
- the erpA gene encoding iron-sulfur cluster insertion protein ErpA: MIAISESASDKIKEMLASEESADLFLRIGVKEGGCSGFSYGMGFDDEHHDNDKEMEVQGLKVVVDGDSIVYLNGLEIDWKESAMGGGFTIHNPNATATCGCGSSFRTAAAAGKPNPEQC, encoded by the coding sequence ATGATCGCAATCAGCGAATCGGCATCGGATAAAATTAAGGAAATGCTCGCCTCAGAGGAAAGCGCGGATTTGTTCCTTCGTATCGGCGTGAAGGAGGGCGGCTGCAGCGGCTTCTCCTACGGTATGGGCTTCGACGACGAGCATCACGATAATGACAAAGAAATGGAAGTTCAAGGCCTGAAAGTGGTCGTCGACGGCGACAGCATCGTTTATTTGAACGGCCTCGAAATCGACTGGAAAGAATCCGCGATGGGCGGCGGTTTTACCATTCATAACCCGAACGCCACCGCAACGTGCGGGTGTGGCTCGAGCTTCCGCACGGCGGCTGCGGCCGGCAAGCCGAATCCGGAGCAGTGCTGA
- a CDS encoding serine hydrolase domain-containing protein: MLLEKNLSPRFDPLVKHVKNLHDLRMASASALMVIHNDKIVAETYHSFLSTLPGSKPVQPQSQFNVASVRKSLIGFSVAWAMYNGRLGSIDDPVLQYLPNLNKDVMKGITLRHLLTHTHGLRTNEKDELYNHFTAGSGWDYRGENIRLLTEIVHQVTGKTVAQICREHVFLPMGLTEIGWRTKPHDDLVQVVHDPGRGASSELKMSPDGDMPNLFASTRNLACWGYLHLKRGCINGKQIVPEQIIDWITALQSPKLPSSDLPQNGFLWQVKDRPAKQSEIGSQVPPGSYQILGAMEQAVLVIPTHNIVVVRLMNRLGNPPGYNYLESIRSFGDCVMQCLHTDADSKL; the protein is encoded by the coding sequence TTGTTGCTTGAAAAAAATCTGTCTCCGCGATTTGACCCGCTTGTTAAACATGTTAAAAATCTTCATGATTTAAGAATGGCTTCCGCATCCGCACTAATGGTCATACATAACGATAAAATTGTTGCCGAAACGTATCACAGTTTTCTCTCCACCCTTCCGGGATCAAAGCCGGTGCAGCCGCAGTCGCAATTCAACGTTGCTTCGGTTCGCAAAAGTTTGATCGGCTTTTCAGTTGCTTGGGCCATGTATAACGGGAGATTAGGTTCAATTGACGACCCCGTGCTCCAATATCTACCGAATCTCAATAAGGATGTAATGAAGGGAATTACTTTACGGCATCTGTTAACGCATACTCACGGGCTGAGAACGAACGAAAAAGATGAGCTGTACAACCATTTCACGGCCGGCAGCGGGTGGGACTACAGAGGCGAAAACATCCGGCTGTTAACGGAAATCGTTCATCAGGTTACAGGCAAAACGGTCGCACAAATTTGCCGGGAGCACGTTTTTCTCCCTATGGGATTAACGGAGATTGGATGGAGAACTAAGCCGCACGATGATCTTGTGCAGGTTGTACACGATCCCGGCAGAGGAGCTTCCTCGGAATTGAAGATGAGTCCGGACGGGGATATGCCGAACTTGTTTGCTTCAACACGAAACCTCGCTTGCTGGGGGTATTTGCACCTTAAGAGGGGCTGCATCAACGGCAAGCAAATCGTTCCTGAACAAATCATCGACTGGATCACCGCCCTTCAAAGTCCCAAATTGCCCAGTTCCGATCTTCCTCAAAATGGTTTTTTGTGGCAAGTTAAAGATCGGCCAGCCAAGCAAAGCGAGATTGGTTCGCAGGTGCCACCCGGTTCCTATCAAATCCTTGGAGCTATGGAACAAGCGGTATTAGTAATTCCAACGCATAACATCGTTGTGGTCAGGCTGATGAATCGGCTCGGCAACCCGCCGGGCTATAATTACTTGGAAAGCATTCGCTCTTTCGGCGACTGTGTGATGCAATGCTTGCATACTGATGCTGACTCGAAGCTTTGA
- a CDS encoding response regulator transcription factor has product MKRILYIEDEAEIGEWVKSDLERRGYSVRWLTSGQGATEEVKQADLVVLDVMLPGLDGYSVGQRLKREAPQVPILMLSALSSVEDKLQGLSFADDYMTKPFHPDELAARLEVLQRRFGQSIGSEVRLGHITVRLEQQSVMDSRTGDEIPLTAKQLQILLFFLKHSNQIMTKEQIYESIWGEPYMEGDKTVMVHIRYLREKIEINPSEPAIIETIRGIGYRVKL; this is encoded by the coding sequence ATGAAACGAATTTTATATATCGAAGACGAAGCGGAAATCGGCGAGTGGGTGAAATCGGACCTTGAACGACGCGGTTACAGCGTCCGGTGGCTCACTTCCGGCCAAGGGGCGACCGAAGAGGTGAAGCAGGCCGATCTTGTTGTGCTTGATGTGATGCTGCCGGGACTGGACGGCTACTCAGTCGGGCAAAGGCTGAAGCGGGAGGCGCCGCAAGTGCCGATTCTGATGCTGTCCGCATTGTCCTCAGTGGAGGACAAGCTGCAGGGCCTCAGCTTTGCGGACGACTATATGACGAAGCCGTTCCACCCGGACGAGCTGGCGGCGCGTCTGGAGGTGCTGCAGCGGAGGTTCGGGCAGTCGATCGGCAGTGAAGTGAGACTCGGTCACATTACCGTCCGGCTTGAACAGCAATCCGTCATGGATAGCCGGACGGGGGACGAAATTCCGCTGACGGCCAAACAGCTGCAAATTTTGCTTTTTTTCCTGAAGCATTCGAATCAGATCATGACGAAGGAGCAGATCTACGAGTCGATCTGGGGAGAGCCTTACATGGAAGGCGATAAGACGGTAATGGTCCATATCCGTTACTTGCGCGAAAAAATCGAAATCAATCCGAGCGAACCGGCGATCATCGAGACGATTCGCGGCATCGGTTACCGGGTGAAATTATGA
- a CDS encoding sensor histidine kinase: MRFKLRNSLLSKYLLIILSALVLLPLTFPFVSLLFFLSMQVMNSDIFDDYRYQNGAALEKRWHEEAKKLGGASAEVIDRALRRLQTAYPEAGMFWVDQSGTTRLQLPDNSSLPDVWSAAYTVQFMKERINGDPFTIVAFIGETRDEGFIVFEVPREMMQAPVQRVPDTAFIAGTLLILAGFLLISFFFFYRIRRRLVRLQTAMTGAPGRAIPDMIEVQNEDEIGRLEATFNEMVRKLDDSRVRESKEEALRRDLIAKLSHDLRTPLTTIRGHAFSLRNEELSDRGMESTLLIERKIDYLSRLIDNLFSYSLLSAGKYPYQPQEIEIVRTVRSLFAGWYPVFEQEGFTIELDLAETAVYWQVDPAWLERVLDNYVQNVLRHAKSGRYIGMQVTKERGGTIIITDHGPGMETESAEKGAGLGLSIISLMLKEMKLQSATDSKPGETIVRLSPKAGG; the protein is encoded by the coding sequence ATGAGATTCAAGCTTCGCAATTCGCTTCTTTCCAAATATTTGCTGATCATTTTGTCCGCACTGGTGCTGCTGCCGCTGACTTTTCCTTTCGTGTCGCTGTTGTTTTTCCTGTCCATGCAGGTGATGAATAGCGATATCTTCGATGACTACCGATATCAGAACGGAGCCGCTTTGGAAAAAAGGTGGCACGAGGAAGCAAAGAAGCTCGGCGGAGCGTCCGCTGAAGTTATCGACAGAGCGCTTCGGCGGTTGCAGACGGCTTACCCGGAAGCCGGAATGTTCTGGGTCGACCAGTCAGGCACGACCAGGCTGCAGCTGCCGGACAATTCGTCGCTGCCGGACGTTTGGTCAGCCGCGTATACCGTTCAATTTATGAAGGAACGGATAAACGGCGATCCATTTACGATTGTTGCCTTTATCGGGGAAACGAGAGATGAAGGGTTCATCGTGTTTGAAGTTCCGCGAGAAATGATGCAGGCTCCCGTTCAGCGAGTGCCGGATACCGCTTTTATTGCCGGCACGCTGCTTATTTTGGCCGGATTTCTTTTGATCTCCTTTTTCTTTTTTTATCGGATCAGGAGGAGGCTTGTCCGTCTGCAAACGGCGATGACCGGTGCTCCCGGGCGGGCCATTCCGGACATGATCGAGGTGCAGAACGAAGACGAGATCGGAAGGCTGGAAGCGACGTTTAACGAAATGGTGCGAAAACTCGATGACAGCCGGGTGCGGGAATCGAAGGAGGAGGCGCTGCGCCGCGATTTGATCGCGAAGCTTTCGCATGACCTCCGCACCCCGCTTACGACGATTCGCGGCCATGCGTTCAGCTTGAGAAACGAGGAATTGTCCGACCGGGGAATGGAATCCACGCTTCTCATTGAACGGAAAATCGACTACCTGAGCCGGTTGATTGACAATCTGTTCTCGTATTCGCTGCTTTCCGCCGGCAAGTATCCTTATCAGCCGCAAGAAATCGAAATCGTGCGCACCGTACGGTCGCTGTTTGCCGGCTGGTACCCCGTTTTTGAACAAGAAGGGTTTACAATCGAACTGGATCTTGCGGAAACGGCCGTTTATTGGCAGGTCGATCCGGCGTGGCTGGAGCGGGTGCTGGACAATTATGTGCAAAATGTGCTCCGTCATGCGAAATCGGGCCGGTACATCGGAATGCAAGTCACGAAGGAGCGCGGAGGAACCATTATCATTACGGACCATGGCCCGGGCATGGAAACGGAATCGGCTGAGAAGGGGGCGGGACTCGGACTGTCCATCATTTCATTGATGCTGAAGGAAATGAAGCTGCAAAGCGCGACCGACAGCAAACCCGGAGAGACTATTGTACGCCTGTCGCCTAAAGCCGGCGGATGA
- a CDS encoding ABC transporter ATP-binding protein, whose product MNEWILQTDRLTKKLGGKAVVSDVDVRIERGDIYGFLGPNGAGKTTTIRMLLGLAKPTQGNIRIFGKDLRKERMAILRKVGSLVEYPSYYGHLNAWENLEVVRRLLDVPRARIGEVLDIVRLTAEAKRPVKGFSLGMKQRLGIATALLGQPELLILDEPTNGLDPAGILEIRELIKSLPKEQGVTVLVSSHLLSEIEQMATRVGIITKGRMIFQDSIRALQEKAQTKIRLRVSDPETAWKLLLAGGYEADWNRSELTVSSDTDETIADMVARLVRNDFDVYRVEQEEASLERIFLEMTGGEGSL is encoded by the coding sequence ATGAACGAATGGATATTGCAGACGGACAGATTGACGAAAAAATTGGGCGGAAAAGCGGTCGTGAGCGATGTTGACGTCCGGATCGAAAGAGGGGATATTTACGGCTTTCTCGGACCGAACGGCGCGGGCAAAACAACGACGATCCGCATGCTGCTCGGTCTGGCCAAGCCGACCCAAGGAAATATCCGGATTTTCGGAAAGGATCTGCGCAAAGAACGAATGGCGATTTTGCGCAAGGTCGGCTCGCTTGTCGAGTATCCTTCCTATTACGGCCATTTGAACGCATGGGAAAATTTAGAGGTTGTCCGGCGGCTGCTGGATGTCCCGCGAGCCCGGATCGGCGAAGTGCTGGACATTGTGCGGCTGACGGCGGAAGCGAAACGTCCGGTAAAAGGCTTCTCGCTTGGCATGAAACAGCGGCTCGGAATCGCAACGGCGCTGCTCGGGCAGCCGGAGCTGCTTATTTTGGACGAGCCGACCAACGGACTCGATCCGGCGGGAATTCTCGAAATTCGCGAACTGATCAAGAGTTTGCCGAAGGAGCAGGGCGTTACGGTGCTGGTATCGAGCCACCTGTTGTCGGAAATCGAACAAATGGCGACGAGAGTCGGCATTATTACAAAAGGCCGCATGATTTTCCAGGATTCCATCCGGGCGCTGCAGGAGAAAGCGCAGACGAAAATCCGGCTTCGGGTGAGCGATCCGGAAACGGCATGGAAGCTGCTGCTGGCGGGCGGTTATGAGGCCGATTGGAACCGCAGCGAACTGACGGTGAGCAGCGATACCGACGAAACGATTGCCGATATGGTCGCAAGACTGGTCCGGAACGACTTTGACGTCTATCGGGTTGAACAGGAGGAGGCTTCGCTTGAGCGCATTTTCCTGGAGATGACCGGCGGGGAGGGAAGCTTGTGA
- a CDS encoding ABC transporter permease, translated as MIVRVLSAEMLKIRKKMIWFLTVLGPLGVVGLQAVNFGLRYDYLTKQYAADLWGGLLWNVGMLMVPTLFIGLAIIASMTAGIEHQTNSWKQILALPVKKSQVFIGKFLLSALLLFCSSTLLAAGTVALGFALRFPAADIPYRELLEMAYYPYLAIVPFIALQVWLSVTMHNQAIALTIGIAGTVFSLFSTRFDDWMPYKWPYLQNAADNPLYSAALGIVFGVVVLYAGVIEFVRKDVK; from the coding sequence GTGATCGTGCGCGTCCTTTCCGCGGAGATGCTGAAAATCCGCAAAAAGATGATCTGGTTTCTGACCGTACTGGGACCGCTTGGCGTAGTCGGCTTGCAAGCGGTGAATTTCGGCCTCCGCTACGACTACTTGACGAAGCAGTATGCGGCCGATCTATGGGGCGGCTTGTTATGGAATGTGGGCATGCTGATGGTGCCGACGCTGTTCATCGGGCTGGCGATCATCGCTTCGATGACGGCGGGAATCGAACACCAGACAAATTCCTGGAAACAGATTTTAGCGCTGCCGGTCAAAAAATCTCAGGTGTTCATCGGCAAATTTCTGCTGTCGGCGCTGCTGCTCTTTTGTTCGTCCACGCTGCTGGCGGCCGGAACGGTCGCACTCGGTTTCGCCCTTCGCTTTCCTGCGGCGGACATCCCTTATCGCGAGCTGCTTGAAATGGCTTACTATCCATATTTGGCGATTGTGCCGTTTATCGCGCTGCAGGTGTGGCTTTCCGTTACGATGCACAACCAGGCGATTGCGCTGACCATCGGAATTGCGGGCACCGTCTTTTCCTTGTTCTCCACCCGCTTCGACGACTGGATGCCTTATAAATGGCCTTATTTGCAAAATGCGGCGGATAACCCGCTTTATTCCGCGGCACTCGGGATCGTCTTCGGCGTTGTTGTGCTGTATGCCGGGGTAATCGAGTTTGTACGAAAGGATGTGAAATAA
- a CDS encoding ABC transporter permease — MVAMIRSEWLKLRKTVIWMLAAVSPILAAVIGVLDVDRTQDSSAWVYALSMMSVLHAMLFLPLLTGVYAALVCRYEHIGGGWKMMLALPVTRSQVFLVKFGFVVLLLAVTQIIFLAALLLIGLALGFAFPIPWAELLRSVAGGLLACLPLAALQLGVSTAWSSFGAPLAVNVIFTLPNLLIVNSEDYAPYYPWAQPMLAMVPGGPDSYGAFNVSAESLFGIILGGFVLFIVSGLLYFSKKAI; from the coding sequence ATGGTGGCGATGATTCGTTCCGAATGGTTAAAGCTGCGCAAAACGGTGATCTGGATGCTGGCTGCCGTCAGTCCGATATTGGCGGCGGTAATCGGCGTTCTTGACGTCGATCGAACTCAGGATTCCTCAGCTTGGGTTTACGCGCTTTCGATGATGTCCGTCCTGCACGCGATGCTGTTTCTGCCGCTGCTGACCGGCGTCTATGCGGCGCTCGTTTGCCGATATGAACATATAGGAGGCGGCTGGAAAATGATGCTCGCGCTTCCGGTAACGCGCAGCCAGGTGTTTCTGGTCAAATTCGGGTTTGTTGTACTGCTGCTTGCGGTCACGCAAATTATTTTTCTTGCCGCTTTGCTGCTGATCGGTCTGGCGCTCGGGTTTGCCTTTCCGATCCCGTGGGCGGAGCTGCTTCGTTCGGTAGCGGGAGGCCTGCTGGCCTGTCTGCCGTTGGCCGCTCTGCAGCTCGGCGTGTCGACGGCCTGGTCGAGCTTCGGCGCGCCACTCGCCGTTAATGTCATTTTTACGCTGCCTAACCTGCTCATTGTAAACTCGGAAGATTACGCCCCTTACTACCCTTGGGCGCAGCCGATGCTTGCGATGGTGCCCGGCGGTCCGGATTCGTATGGCGCCTTCAACGTGTCTGCGGAATCGTTATTCGGCATCATTTTGGGCGGATTTGTGCTGTTTATCGTGTCCGGCCTGCTCTATTTCTCGAAGAAAGCGATTTGA
- a CDS encoding GGDEF domain-containing protein, whose translation MNFLLDMKTVFVLLMIGHLFTVILISAYRRQHAKDSTVNTFFGAKLAQALAWLLVALRGQIPDYLSVSAGNTLLFLGEALETAALLKLQGAFNQKIKRIYIILSAVNFAAFHAVFLLYNVEYIRIAVASFGTAAYIIIPVWLMIRRRDSSLLNVMVGYLYLLVFISLIGRGILALRPGSSMGLFTPDLFQTLTFVSIYLVMILGNTGFVLLSKEQADRELLRVASYDDLTGTLNRRTFILRSRQCLADYARKKAPVSLLLFDIDHFKTINDTYGHSAGDMVLELLASRIQEQLGAGDLFGRYGGDEFAVLMPGADETASGRTAERIREVVSSVTLPDIPLTFTISGGLVTVVPDQRTQLELLYTLTDNALYSVKKSGRNGVQRSRLQLDSG comes from the coding sequence ATGAATTTTTTGCTGGATATGAAAACCGTTTTCGTATTGCTTATGATTGGACATCTGTTTACCGTCATTTTGATCAGCGCTTACCGGCGTCAGCATGCGAAAGACAGCACCGTGAACACTTTTTTCGGGGCAAAATTAGCTCAAGCGCTGGCATGGCTGCTCGTCGCGCTGCGCGGCCAAATACCCGACTATCTCTCCGTCTCTGCAGGCAACACGCTTCTGTTTCTCGGGGAGGCGCTGGAAACGGCGGCGCTGCTGAAGCTGCAGGGAGCCTTCAATCAAAAGATCAAACGGATCTACATTATACTGTCCGCCGTCAATTTCGCGGCTTTTCATGCGGTGTTTCTGCTGTACAACGTCGAATACATACGAATTGCAGTCGCTTCGTTCGGCACGGCGGCTTACATTATTATACCTGTGTGGCTGATGATCCGGCGGCGGGATTCCTCATTGCTTAACGTTATGGTCGGGTATTTGTATCTGCTCGTTTTTATATCTCTCATTGGCAGAGGGATCTTAGCGCTTCGGCCGGGTTCCAGCATGGGGTTGTTCACGCCAGACCTGTTTCAGACATTGACGTTTGTGTCCATTTACCTCGTCATGATTTTGGGCAATACCGGTTTTGTGCTCTTGTCCAAGGAACAGGCAGATCGGGAACTGCTGCGGGTGGCCAGCTATGACGATTTGACGGGCACGCTGAACCGCAGAACGTTCATTTTGCGTTCCAGGCAGTGCCTCGCCGATTATGCGCGAAAAAAAGCGCCGGTGTCGCTGCTGCTGTTTGACATCGATCATTTTAAAACGATTAACGATACATACGGTCACAGTGCCGGGGATATGGTGCTGGAGCTTTTGGCGAGCCGCATCCAGGAGCAGCTCGGCGCGGGCGATCTGTTCGGCCGGTACGGAGGCGATGAATTTGCGGTTCTGATGCCCGGCGCCGATGAAACGGCATCTGGCCGGACTGCCGAGCGGATCCGCGAGGTGGTAAGCTCCGTTACGCTGCCGGATATTCCATTAACGTTTACGATCAGCGGGGGGCTCGTCACCGTCGTCCCCGATCAGCGGACGCAGCTTGAGCTGCTGTATACGCTAACCGACAACGCGCTGTACAGCGTGAAAAAGAGCGGGCGAAACGGCGTGCAGCGCAGCCGGCTGCAGCTTGATTCCGGATGA
- a CDS encoding 2Fe-2S iron-sulfur cluster-binding protein, with amino-acid sequence MNRKLTVGSLVPSSVVVNQQHKTSTPPGIPKTVSRTAISGIRLIQDGNVYEVSFIPGKNLLESGLDNGIPLKYKCRKGSCGVCKIRLISGAGLLTEANKRERKLLSDDVKAGYRLACQATMGPSAIDD; translated from the coding sequence ATGAATCGAAAATTGACGGTCGGCTCTTTAGTGCCAAGCTCGGTTGTTGTCAATCAACAACATAAAACGTCGACTCCCCCCGGGATTCCAAAGACGGTATCAAGAACTGCAATATCGGGCATCCGCCTCATTCAGGACGGAAATGTTTATGAGGTATCTTTTATTCCAGGGAAAAATCTATTAGAGTCAGGCTTGGACAACGGTATTCCGCTCAAATACAAATGCCGAAAAGGCTCCTGCGGCGTATGCAAAATACGCTTAATCAGCGGAGCCGGCTTGCTCACTGAGGCCAATAAACGCGAGCGCAAATTATTGTCCGACGACGTTAAGGCTGGTTACCGGTTGGCCTGCCAGGCAACGATGGGACCTTCCGCCATTGATGATTAA
- a CDS encoding family 1 encapsulin nanocompartment shell protein: MANKVDIYPDSPLNAAQWEQMNETIIEAARKQLIGRRFIEIYGPIGEGIQSINVDIFDELQGGGIDVHGSKLELSVPSRRRNLTIPMLYKDFTLYRRDFELAKSLSIPLDLSPAANAATQCARLEDELIFQGSEEFDLPGLMNVKGRLTHIIENWMESGKAFEDVVEATRKLQQVGQTGPYALVLSPELYASLHRVHQGTNVLEIEHVKELVTDGVFQSPSLKGRSGVMVNTGRHNFDLVIAEDFDSAFLDSEHLNFLFRVYETIVLRIKRPIAICTFEEA; this comes from the coding sequence ATGGCAAACAAAGTCGATATTTATCCCGACTCCCCGCTAAATGCGGCGCAATGGGAGCAAATGAATGAAACCATTATTGAGGCCGCCCGCAAACAATTGATCGGCAGACGGTTTATCGAAATCTATGGTCCGATCGGAGAAGGCATCCAGTCGATCAATGTCGACATCTTCGACGAACTTCAGGGCGGGGGAATCGACGTTCACGGCAGTAAACTTGAACTTTCCGTCCCAAGCCGGAGAAGGAACTTGACCATACCGATGCTGTACAAAGATTTTACGCTGTATCGAAGAGATTTTGAATTGGCGAAAAGTCTTTCCATCCCGCTTGACTTAAGTCCGGCTGCCAATGCGGCAACGCAGTGCGCAAGACTTGAGGATGAGCTGATCTTCCAAGGCTCGGAAGAATTCGATCTTCCCGGGTTAATGAATGTTAAAGGCCGTCTGACCCACATTATCGAGAATTGGATGGAATCGGGAAAAGCGTTTGAAGATGTCGTAGAGGCAACCCGTAAATTACAGCAGGTGGGACAAACCGGGCCGTACGCGCTTGTGTTGTCGCCCGAATTATACGCATCGTTGCATCGTGTCCATCAAGGAACCAATGTTCTGGAGATCGAGCATGTGAAGGAGCTCGTAACCGACGGCGTATTCCAGTCTCCGTCGCTTAAAGGCCGATCCGGAGTGATGGTCAATACAGGGCGCCACAATTTTGACTTGGTCATCGCCGAGGATTTCGACAGCGCCTTCCTTGATTCGGAACATTTGAATTTTCTGTTCCGGGTTTATGAGACGATCGTGCTCCGCATCAAGCGGCCAATTGCGATTTGTACGTTTGAAGAAGCTTAA
- a CDS encoding class I SAM-dependent methyltransferase, translating into MDNGRHNVIARFDEIALDYDFQRKKLIPCFDDFYNIAVSLAATAKDSPTILDIGAGTGLFSAFLLEKYPEANVTLIDISEKMLEVAKKRFNDRPNVTYIADDYTTHDYSGSFDIVISSLSIHHLTDIEKKALYKKIYSLLNDDGVMVNADQVLGSTPYLETLYKEDWKQKVERSGLPEKAILSAYERTKLDKMSPLDEQLSWLKEAGFADVDCMYKYFNFVVMFGRKTPG; encoded by the coding sequence ATGGACAACGGCCGGCATAACGTAATCGCCCGATTTGATGAAATTGCGCTTGACTACGACTTTCAGCGAAAAAAACTGATCCCTTGCTTCGACGATTTTTACAACATTGCGGTATCGCTGGCCGCGACGGCGAAAGATTCGCCGACCATATTGGATATCGGCGCCGGGACGGGACTTTTTTCAGCCTTTCTGCTGGAGAAATATCCTGAGGCCAATGTGACGCTTATCGATATTTCAGAGAAAATGCTGGAGGTCGCTAAAAAACGCTTTAACGATCGCCCAAATGTGACTTACATCGCAGATGATTACACAACGCACGATTATAGCGGTTCTTTCGACATCGTCATTTCGTCCCTCTCCATTCATCATTTGACGGACATCGAAAAAAAGGCGTTGTACAAGAAGATCTACTCGCTCCTGAATGACGACGGGGTAATGGTTAATGCGGACCAGGTTCTCGGAAGCACTCCGTATCTGGAGACGCTTTATAAGGAGGATTGGAAGCAAAAGGTCGAACGCAGCGGGCTGCCCGAAAAAGCGATCCTGTCCGCCTATGAACGGACGAAGCTGGATAAAATGTCGCCTTTGGACGAGCAGCTAAGTTGGCTGAAGGAAGCCGGTTTTGCGGATGTGGACTGTATGTACAAATATTTCAACTTCGTTGTCATGTTCGGCCGGAAAACCCCGGGCTGA
- a CDS encoding response regulator transcription factor translates to MYRILIVEDDEKIGALLQSYICKYGFEAIIAKRLNKLNAEFEETAPHLVLMDINLPFFDGFYWCRQFRVRSNAPVIFISARAGEMDQVMAIENGGDDYLTKPIHLDLMIAKIKSALRRAYGEYASASAAGKAAGPSCGGLRLDNGRSHLEWSDRLVELTRNERLLAECLLEAEGRIVSRERLLEALWDDVQFVDDNTLTVNVTRLRKKMEELGLSEALETVRGQGYRLRTETLADRTV, encoded by the coding sequence ATGTATCGTATCTTGATCGTAGAGGATGATGAGAAGATCGGCGCGCTGCTTCAAAGCTATATTTGCAAATACGGCTTCGAGGCGATCATCGCCAAACGGCTGAACAAGTTGAACGCGGAGTTTGAAGAAACGGCTCCGCATTTGGTGCTGATGGACATCAACCTGCCTTTTTTCGACGGCTTTTATTGGTGCCGCCAGTTTCGCGTCCGCTCGAATGCGCCCGTTATCTTTATTTCCGCGCGGGCGGGGGAGATGGATCAGGTGATGGCGATCGAAAACGGAGGCGACGATTATTTGACGAAGCCGATTCATCTGGACCTGATGATCGCCAAAATCAAAAGCGCGCTTCGCCGCGCTTACGGCGAATATGCGTCGGCTTCGGCGGCCGGCAAAGCGGCCGGGCCGTCCTGCGGCGGCCTCCGTCTCGACAACGGGCGCAGCCATCTCGAGTGGTCGGACCGCCTTGTAGAGCTGACCCGCAACGAGCGGCTGCTGGCGGAATGTCTGCTGGAAGCGGAAGGTCGGATTGTTTCCCGCGAACGGCTGCTGGAAGCGCTCTGGGACGATGTTCAGTTCGTCGACGACAATACGCTGACGGTGAACGTGACCCGGCTGCGCAAAAAAATGGAGGAGCTCGGGCTTTCGGAAGCGCTCGAAACGGTGCGCGGACAAGGGTACCGGCTGCGGACGGAAACGTTGGCGGACAGGACGGTATGA